AACCCTTTTTTACGGTCGATTGTGATCATATCTAACATTAAAACCCATGGTTCTCATCTGTAATTAAACGccctttttcatatttttcactATTTTCAGACACATCAggacacaaataaaataaaaacattccgTGAAACTGATGTTATTCAAAAATTCTACAAGGTAAGATAAttatgtatattacatgtatgtgaaattCTGTAACATGGTTTACCATTAATTATCTTGTTTTATTTGACAGCAAAATGATATTCAATTTAACGCTCAATctcttttttattaatcattatctcttttttattaatcattcaACATGAAATAGAATTATTAATGAGAGAACGTGTACCCTTTGTCTAGAAATATTACTTATTTACATGTTACGTGTGAATGCAATGAGTTTCTTAACATTTAAATAAGGACAGTTTgtgaatataaaatacattgacagtatattgacatttttctttttatttcaatcttTCGAATGACAAAATAAGAAACTGACTGCTTGTCACATTGAACATATAACCTGGTATGTATGAAAGACAGTAAGGTTTATGGATTcgagttatctctctttctgaaacgtaaaaataatatattttaatgttaaaatgttctCTAGGGTAAATATGGTTaaacatgaaaacattttatatccaaaaaatttattttataattgtttcCCTCTTTTAAATAACAAGAAACAAACAACTTAATATACAGTATTTTTTCATACACAATATATACCAGTATGGTTTCATGCAAACACAATCTATAACCGTATGATTACATATTCACACgacatatgtacatataagcAATACATGTTATTTGTGCACAAAACCACAGAAATGTtcctatatatacatatagtatTTAAACATAATGTAAAGCCGGTTTTTTGGCGGGACACAAATATGGTGGATTTCGGCCAAGAATAAAGGTAAACCATTAAATTTGGTGGATATAATTTTGGTTAATCCTTGGCCTTCTTTAAAAACTCAACTGGGAGTTTATTTTAATAGCTGAgaagttaatacatttatttaaaaccaTTTGGCACCATTACAAGGTTGtaaaatttgatgtaaaatttGATGTCCAACTCTgactggttgtcccgaaaatttgaaaatttcaattgttCATGTGTCGTTAGCCacttttagtgctttatatattcagtttactggagtagtaaagtttaaatattacatATGGAAGACGCATATATAAACAGCTTATACAATGTAACAAACCCATAAATTCATATTGTAAATGTAGGAATACACACggtttacatgtttatataggTAGATGTACACactgtttacatgtaatattggattttcttcactttacctgtgaaccactcagccacaaagaggttgtctctggtgtccacacataaaccccatagATAccgtaaatgacagttgtcaatgtagcggaggaactgtccgtcctgatccaggatgtggatacggttgtcacagtctgctgtcaggatccgaccctggctgtctgttgtgatgccgacTGGACTaaatgatcccttggtagtagagggagcaccagtgtaggtaaacctgGATTttccggcctgattgaccaccactactgcacgggctccatggtctgacacacagatatcttggttcctgttctcactgatgtatttaatgtcaccagatgaatagagaggttgtcttttgtcgtcgtactgaatactttgtttctctgtggagccagagtaacacacaacttttgattgtttatcatcagtgtccatgacaaccaggaggtcaccagaggaggtactacagacaccgaGAGGTCTCCACCCCcttagtctgatcactgtctttatctttttatttttcacaatgtTCATAGTTCTATCattgtaatcagtataaactagatccccactcctcgTCACTGCAATGTCGCTTGGTTGGTACCCTGACTTGGTATtgactgacttcactagttctCCCTGCAGGTTGTAAAGACTCATCTTGTTGTCCTGACCACGCGTCCAGAGTTCTTCATCCCTCAGACAGGAAACACTGAATAATCCATTAGACTCTCCATACTCGGTGTTTATCTctgtgatgatccgtggtacatcaatgagcggtctgtccGGGGGAGAGAACGCAGCATCGGAGGAATCCATGGAGTAGActtgttcttctgttttaataTATGATGCTGATAGAGAAGCAAACAGTTGATCaagctgttctttgttgatcttctgaggGGAGAAACTTGGTAAGGaaactgtgagtttaggaggcaatcttctgaattcagcaatcactgatttgtaggcagagacacggctgacatcattggagtccagtaacTTCTTCATATCAGCAATGCTCTGTGTGATTTTAGAAATGGTGCGtgtaatttcattttcctgTTTGTTGAGGACGGCCAGGTGTTTGGAGTCTATTTCATTCagatcagatttcagtttctgGAGCATGGTGTCTATATCTCTGTGCAAGGCCTCTCCATGTTTGTCTATTGCTGCTGTCAATTTCTGGCTATTTTCATTCAGAACAGCTTTAAGAACTGGGATATTAGAGACAATCTGTTGATATTTGGGATAAATGGATTTCTCTAATTCTTGCATTTCTCTGTGCAAAAAGTCTTTTTTGCTTTTGCTATGTTTAACAATGTCGACTGGTTTATGTTCTAAGTGTAATTCCTCAGAAATACAGAGTGCgcaaataggaatgtcacattgttcacaataaagttcacattgttttgtggaatgtttAGGACACTTAGGGTAATTTGGAGTAGTTCCCCGCTTTTCAAATGGCAacactttgtgttctttggattgaTCTGCTagatgttcccccacacaggctttacatagatgtatgtgacaaatgtcacagtacataggaGGGCCCGGGGTCTTACAGAGacgacaccgtaacacatcctgggcccaacGCTCGTCCATGGTCAGGCAATGACCTTCCATGAATTCTGGGGGGAAAATACAAAGATTGTGTTTATTTGACACATGTTACCATGTTTAAAGATTTAGAAGACATAGAATCATGATAGAAGACATGATATACATTTTGTGTTCATATATAATTGGATTCTgaaaaatttttaatgattatatcttaatttGCATATGTTACTGCGtgtacaaattttaaatcagaCATTTATTTGTGTTGACACATGAAATTGCTATCTTAATCAGCTGTTAATATTTGGTTCgtttttttatttgtagttttgaatatacaataaaatcatGTCCATGCACATAACATTTAACAcggatctaaaaaaaaatctgatgatCCATATTTAGATCTACAACTCTtaacatttaatgaattttataattatggAACATAAAATGTGTTGTTGAATACTAGTAACGTTGGAAAATACAGACAGAAGCAACATTTACGATCTTAAACTGTACAAACCTTAAACTTCTATCATGGCGACTCCGAGTAGGCGTTTATTTATACTCTTCCTGGTCTGTTAACCTTTTTTATCACGTGATTGATTGAATGAATCAAGATAAATTATCTAATTTTGTAATAACCGAATTCTAAGTTTCTGTTGAATAGTTTATCAaagtcattaatttattttttttttttttagattatttacAGTTATTTGGGTAATGTCAAGTTCAATAACTCTGTTTGTTTTTGTAGATCATTAGTTGTCCCTCATTGGAGTACCAGGCGTACAGTGTGATATATTGACATCCGTGTCCTTGGCATCTAGACTCCTCATACTCAGGACCAGGCTGAAGGGGATTGTTCTTAGCTGACTTTTATCAACGGACATATCTATACGCCAAAATAAAGCGttaatttataaagaaatttaataaTCTTATCCATAAATAAAACCCCATTCCAATATTTAGGAAGGTTCACAAACATTCGGGGCATGGCAAAAACCTACCTATTCAGCTGTTCTGAATAGGAAAAACCCTGAGCTGAGACACACATTTTTCTACTTTAACTATTCtaatatacttgtacataatatttcattgataatgTAGCTCATTCGTATCTACGACCTATTTTCAACtggaaattgcattttttttttactgaaaatcTTTATTGAAGAGGGAGAATGGTGTCTATGCCCCGAGTTCCTGTGGGACGTTGGTGAAATATGCGACGTatagcaatttaaaaaaaagaactagatgctgtcattagacagtaatacccgcaccaagtgtttgcccataaataacactgttttgtaccattttaattaaaaagaaggccacatgcaagctccggtaatacatttaaattataattttcataactgaaggatgagatcccttcccatatgataatacacatgagcagcactttatatgcaatttggggttgaactgtttgcagtgaattttcagttaatcaataatcttaacatttcatgtcatagaaagcaTAATGGTccatataattattacaaacaaaattaaaaattaaattatgccccctccccgtggcggttgccggtttcagatttgcttctgtgtacctacatgtacatcatcctgtgcacagatttagagaaggggtgggagtgaggggtccagacccccccccccccctgaaaattcatttatatcaattgtaaaattaccaaaaatacaccttggaccccaatgctcttacagacatgtaaacactCTAagccattgcgcttcaatgttaggtaacattatttggggggtaaatattaaattgatatttaattcctttatctcaataggaagtatacatcacaatatgcaggtgtcctgcacaaccttaaagctgttatttacctaataaaatagtgcaagtggatttgaagaataggtcataaaaatacatgcatgttacaaataactgatcttgtCTGAAGTTAcatacacaacacaggtctgcaggtctcattaccgggtactagttttacccagctcttcgattgtatacatacatgtcattacatacatgtctgtgttttccatatgcataaaaggattagttaagatcagctaaaggaatttattattgtgttttaattggattatcattatgatgttgaccaaaatataggtaagcataatacatgtagtattattacttattaggttagttactaactcactacggaaatatattgggttgatcaatctcatagattgCGAGGcaaagccgagccttctatgagattgatcaacccaatatattaccgtagtgagtcagtaactaacctaataagtgttttgttttctcgaggactatcaagcgacatatttattcacaaatagcgatgatctacgcaaagccatgtacaagatgccttacatctcttccaatttaactcatttaaactcttcaaaattttcatctcacctttcaaatactctttcaaaatctttgctttacccatgtttacttactatgttttgttgctattcaatttcaaatgttttctccctttcctctgcagagatttgagcaaatttcgacgctgccattttgttctgccccagacaaaacaatgtgacgtcaatattctaagggcaactactctaattttaaagaatttcaaagggcaacaactccaaatactttaagaacttacagcatgcagtttatgtataaaatactatgaaatgtcgaaatgagtaagcgaagcgtcgaccaatgacggccatattgcctaatattatttctcacagaacaaatattgagatatatgaggcaatcacgtgctatgtttaaaccaatgaaaatgtgacatttcagtccaagggaaaacaaaataagatgccagcatacataagttctactttcactttctaaaggTGATCTCCCTtcgacagcatactgtatcaacattttttaatatttaaataagcttatcatcgttacctatcctatcgcatttgtaaagtttctgtcattttagttgcaaaagttattttttttcatttgtcagacttgcactattgagttgaccccatattgaccctgtataaacaacttcttattaaatttgtgtataacatgtaagtaagtgtagacacttatcatttttatacgagttataataggaaggaaggagtatttctttcttaatgtattttaatgcatcaaatacaatgtaggtcatgaccttatgggaatgttctgaccccacggaaaaatgaattaagcaatttccaaaatgttaatgtgcatcaggagagaaaaagcaatcaaccAATGGTTT
This portion of the Magallana gigas chromosome 7, xbMagGiga1.1, whole genome shotgun sequence genome encodes:
- the LOC117682402 gene encoding E3 ubiquitin-protein ligase TRIM71-like isoform X1, producing MEGHCLTMDERWAQDVLRCRLCKTPGPPMYCDICHIHLCKACVGEHLADQSKEHKVLPFEKRGTTPNYPKCPKHSTKQCELYCEQCDIPICALCISEELHLEHKPVDIVKHSKSKKDFLHREMQELEKSIYPKYQQIVSNIPVLKAVLNENSQKLTAAIDKHGEALHRDIDTMLQKLKSDLNEIDSKHLAVLNKQENEITRTISKITQSIADMKKLLDSNDVSRVSAYKSVIAEFRRLPPKLTVSLPSFSPQKINKEQLDQLFASLSASYIKTEEQVYSMDSSDAAFSPPDRPLIDVPRIITEINTEYGESNGLFSVSCLRDEELWTRGQDNKMSLYNLQGELVKSVNTKSGYQPSDIAVTRSGDLVYTDYNDRTMNIVKNKKIKTVIRLRGWRPLGVCSTSSGDLLVVMDTDDKQSKVVCYSGSTEKQSIQYDDKRQPLYSSGDIKYISENRNQDICVSDHGARAVVVVNQAGKSRFTYTGAPSTTKGSFSPVGITTDSQGRILTADCDNRIHILDQDGQFLRYIDNCHLRYLWGLCVDTRDNLFVAEWFTEREITRIHKPYCLSYIPGYMFNVTSSQFLILSFERLK